In one Sphingobium sp. MI1205 genomic region, the following are encoded:
- a CDS encoding LuxR family transcriptional regulator, whose product MEAVTAELGFRHYALIHHTDLRGSPHGKVDIKKYPEAVATRIISEGRFRRDPVIRACRFADGAFLWSEIDKIIALDRHDRLCLAQGLREGLNEGITVPSPLLGDCLGSCTFAGIRSPGRAARLLGPAQMIGIFAFQAARRLMLGQRAPARPPHLHPRPRDCVILAGHGLSNKEIARALALAPRTVDGYMTEARELFGVHRRTTLALSAVFAGEIGLEELDPSQPE is encoded by the coding sequence ATGGAAGCTGTCACCGCCGAACTTGGCTTTCGTCACTATGCCCTCATTCATCATACCGATCTGCGCGGTTCTCCGCACGGCAAAGTCGATATCAAAAAATATCCCGAGGCGGTTGCGACGAGGATCATCAGCGAGGGACGCTTCCGTCGTGATCCAGTCATTCGCGCCTGCCGCTTTGCCGATGGGGCCTTTCTATGGTCCGAGATCGACAAGATTATTGCGCTTGATCGTCATGACCGTCTTTGCCTTGCGCAAGGCTTGCGCGAAGGGTTGAACGAAGGAATTACCGTCCCCAGTCCTCTGTTGGGAGACTGCCTCGGCTCCTGCACGTTCGCGGGAATCCGCTCGCCGGGGCGGGCCGCTCGCCTTCTTGGCCCTGCTCAAATGATCGGCATTTTCGCCTTCCAGGCCGCACGCCGACTCATGCTCGGCCAGCGAGCGCCCGCACGACCACCCCATCTGCATCCGCGCCCGCGCGATTGCGTGATCCTCGCCGGGCATGGTCTGTCTAACAAGGAGATCGCGAGGGCGCTTGCGTTGGCTCCGCGCACCGTCGATGGCTACATGACCGAGGCCCGCGAACTGTTTGGCGTCCACCGCCGGACCACCTTGGCGCTCAGTGCGGTGTTCGCCGGCGAGATCGGGCTTGAGGAACTCGACCCGAGTCAACCCGAGTAA
- a CDS encoding tyrosine-type recombinase/integrase, with amino-acid sequence MSIITVCERREARGLDAHVPLILRGDALYDPDLDRFFLDLPLSGVRSRHSLRAYAYDVVVWLRFLDACGKTVWAATRDDVDAYHRERRRDEADHRITAASWNRAVASLDRLYRWGEQHGLITDAPFSRRAVWRPAHGGRRGMIAARNDAYERVARRSDVRFVTMDDYRIFREVGLRGLTPDGTERPGARDRNGLRNALFADLLVTTGLRLEEASGLLAAELAAIDREDSDAQQLWLPLPPPLTKGDRGRSVLLPRRLLRQIAAYVAVERAAGVAKFAARDGATKLERPIPVTRAGLDRMRDICTPEERCRLILCDEDGPPREPAALWLTEVGQPVRPNSWEVIFTRAGNRCAENGFPLSINPHQLRHTFAVHMLALLIQQRLREAALPAGPMESYRLILGDPLQQVQRLLGHASLTTTYIYLDHIATRADTVDAAVEELLALLPGPQGA; translated from the coding sequence GTGTCGATCATTACTGTTTGCGAGCGCCGCGAGGCCAGGGGCCTCGATGCGCATGTGCCGCTGATCCTGCGCGGCGACGCGCTCTATGATCCCGATCTGGATCGCTTCTTTCTCGACCTGCCGTTGTCGGGCGTCCGCTCGCGCCATTCGCTGCGCGCCTATGCCTATGATGTCGTAGTCTGGCTTCGCTTTCTCGATGCCTGCGGCAAGACCGTGTGGGCTGCGACCCGCGACGATGTCGACGCCTATCATCGTGAGCGACGCCGCGACGAGGCCGATCACCGGATAACGGCCGCAAGCTGGAACCGTGCCGTCGCCAGTCTCGATCGCCTTTACCGATGGGGTGAGCAGCACGGGCTGATCACTGACGCGCCGTTCAGCCGCCGCGCCGTGTGGCGACCGGCGCATGGTGGCCGTCGCGGCATGATCGCGGCGCGCAATGACGCTTATGAACGTGTTGCCAGGCGATCGGATGTGCGGTTCGTCACGATGGACGACTACCGCATTTTCCGCGAGGTCGGCCTGCGCGGCCTTACCCCTGACGGCACCGAGCGCCCCGGCGCGCGCGACCGGAACGGGCTGCGCAACGCGCTGTTCGCCGATCTTCTCGTCACCACCGGCCTGCGCCTCGAAGAGGCGTCGGGTCTACTCGCCGCCGAGCTCGCGGCGATCGACCGCGAGGACAGCGATGCACAACAACTTTGGCTGCCTCTCCCGCCACCGCTGACCAAGGGCGACCGGGGACGCAGCGTCCTGCTCCCGCGTCGGCTGCTTCGTCAGATTGCCGCCTACGTCGCCGTCGAGCGCGCCGCGGGCGTCGCCAAGTTCGCCGCGCGAGACGGCGCGACCAAGCTCGAACGACCGATCCCTGTCACCCGCGCCGGTCTCGACCGCATGCGCGATATCTGCACCCCGGAGGAACGATGCCGCCTGATCCTCTGCGACGAGGATGGACCGCCCCGCGAGCCGGCGGCGCTGTGGCTGACCGAGGTCGGGCAGCCTGTTCGGCCCAACTCGTGGGAGGTGATCTTCACCCGTGCTGGCAACCGGTGCGCGGAGAACGGCTTCCCGCTGTCGATCAACCCGCACCAGCTTCGCCACACGTTCGCAGTCCATATGCTTGCCTTGCTGATCCAGCAGCGACTGCGCGAAGCGGCATTGCCGGCGGGGCCGATGGAGAGCTACCGGCTGATCCTCGGGGACCCGCTGCAACAGGTGCAACGCCTGCTCGGCCACGCGAGCCTCACCACCACCTATATCTACCTCGACCATATTGCGACCCGCGCCGATACGGTGGATGCGGCGGTCGAGGAGCTGCTTGCGCTGCTGCCGGGACCGCAGGGCGCATGA
- a CDS encoding helix-turn-helix domain-containing protein: protein MLYSHQFEEITPWLKYTQDGSTEGMSSRQTLAHNLRLLRAAKGLSQEALADGAMVDRTYISALERQKYSVSIDRLDEIAKTLGVETYVLLMKDLPPEALKA, encoded by the coding sequence GTGTTGTATAGTCATCAATTTGAAGAGATTACACCATGGCTAAAATACACGCAAGACGGCTCAACGGAAGGTATGTCGAGCCGCCAAACATTGGCCCATAACTTGCGCCTTCTTCGGGCAGCGAAGGGGCTATCCCAGGAGGCTTTGGCAGATGGGGCAATGGTGGATCGAACGTACATTAGCGCGCTGGAGCGTCAGAAATATAGCGTGTCCATCGATCGGCTTGATGAAATCGCCAAGACGCTCGGCGTCGAAACCTACGTCCTTTTGATGAAGGATTTACCGCCAGAGGCCTTGAAGGCCTGA
- a CDS encoding ArdC family protein, translating to MSASPRVDVYARVTQAIVDAIEAGTGTWRMPWHHSGADVTRPTNVASGKPYRGINTVSLWAAAYGSGYASGVWGTYRQWQTLGAQVRKGEQASLGVLWKEFRAKDDDAGDDDDHRRLFAKAFSLFNADQVDGYAPEPGPDLPESERLAAAEAFIAALGIDTVYGSASAYYHIAEDRIHMPDFSAFHDAHGFYATHIHEAAHASGAAHRLDRDFSAKWTRHALAMEEATAELTASFLLADLGIAHEPRPDHAAYIASWLQLLKDEPRAIFTAASKAQAAADWMHARQP from the coding sequence ATGTCAGCCTCACCACGTGTCGACGTCTATGCTCGCGTCACGCAAGCGATCGTCGACGCCATCGAAGCCGGCACCGGCACCTGGCGCATGCCATGGCATCATTCTGGCGCCGACGTCACCCGCCCGACGAACGTCGCCAGCGGCAAGCCCTATCGCGGCATAAATACGGTCTCGCTCTGGGCAGCCGCCTATGGCAGCGGCTATGCGAGCGGCGTCTGGGGCACCTATCGCCAGTGGCAGACGCTCGGCGCGCAGGTCCGCAAGGGCGAGCAGGCCAGCCTCGGCGTCCTCTGGAAGGAGTTTCGCGCGAAGGATGACGACGCCGGCGACGATGACGACCACCGCCGGCTTTTCGCCAAGGCGTTCAGCCTGTTCAACGCCGATCAGGTCGATGGCTATGCGCCCGAACCGGGGCCGGACCTGCCCGAGAGCGAACGCCTCGCCGCCGCCGAAGCCTTCATCGCCGCCCTCGGCATCGATACCGTCTACGGCTCGGCCAGCGCCTATTATCACATCGCCGAAGACCGCATCCACATGCCGGATTTCAGCGCCTTCCACGATGCCCACGGCTTCTACGCCACCCATATTCACGAGGCGGCTCATGCCAGTGGCGCAGCTCACCGGCTCGACCGGGATTTCAGCGCCAAGTGGACCAGGCACGCGCTCGCCATGGAGGAAGCGACCGCCGAACTGACCGCATCGTTCCTGCTCGCCGATCTTGGGATCGCGCACGAACCGCGACCCGATCACGCGGCCTATATCGCCTCCTGGCTGCAACTGCTCAAGGACGAGCCCCGCGCGATCTTCACCGCGGCGAGCAAGGCGCAGGCAGCGGCCGACTGGATGCACGCCCGTCAGCCATGA
- a CDS encoding phytanoyl-CoA dioxygenase family protein, which produces MSARPDRDATRLARDGYCVIERAIDPAAIAAIEDSLASRFAETPLCQGDFYGAHTKRFGALLARAPGAADLVLHSHILAVVERMLSPWCEGIALNLTQAIEIHPGALPQLPHRDQDMWAGPKGTLEYLVNVMWPLVPFTRENGGTRLWPGSHLDPDAVELPEADAIVPHVMPGDALLFLGSTLHGGGGNTGIAPRRGIVVSYCLGWLKPFELQWLVYPPAIARTFSPALSALVGYAQHRPNLGNVEGQCPSILLGNDVPDHLPAIDALRSDQAELAAAFVAAQRAGD; this is translated from the coding sequence GTGAGCGCGCGGCCCGACCGCGACGCGACCCGCCTGGCCCGCGATGGCTATTGCGTCATCGAGCGCGCGATTGATCCGGCGGCGATCGCTGCGATCGAAGACTCGCTGGCATCTCGTTTTGCAGAAACGCCCCTGTGTCAAGGTGACTTCTACGGTGCCCACACCAAGAGATTCGGTGCATTGCTCGCTCGCGCGCCGGGAGCGGCCGACCTGGTCCTGCACTCGCATATCCTTGCCGTGGTCGAGCGCATGCTGTCGCCCTGGTGCGAGGGGATCGCGCTCAACCTGACGCAGGCGATCGAGATCCATCCCGGTGCCCTGCCGCAGCTGCCTCATCGCGATCAGGATATGTGGGCCGGGCCTAAAGGCACCCTCGAATATCTGGTCAACGTGATGTGGCCGCTCGTGCCGTTTACCCGGGAAAATGGTGGCACGCGGCTATGGCCCGGCAGCCATCTTGATCCCGATGCGGTCGAATTGCCGGAGGCCGATGCCATCGTGCCCCACGTCATGCCGGGCGATGCCTTGCTGTTCCTTGGCTCGACCCTTCACGGCGGCGGCGGCAACACCGGCATTGCGCCCCGGCGCGGCATCGTTGTGAGCTACTGTCTTGGCTGGCTGAAACCCTTCGAGCTGCAATGGCTGGTCTATCCGCCCGCCATCGCGCGGACCTTCTCACCGGCCCTCTCCGCACTCGTCGGCTACGCGCAGCATCGGCCGAACCTAGGCAATGTCGAGGGGCAATGCCCTTCTATTCTACTTGGCAACGACGTGCCCGACCATCTGCCTGCGATCGACGCCTTGCGTTCGGATCAGGCCGAACTCGCTGCCGCTTTCGTCGCGGCCCAGCGTGCTGGTGACTGA
- a CDS encoding tyrosine-type recombinase/integrase — protein MSLASQLDRYLAVRRSLGYDLRTSERVLRRFIRFADDAGAQHIDADLFLRWDASQPAAGSSTRSARLGMVRLFALWLSSVDLAHEAPPRGLLPDRTIRKRPYIYSKVEIGDIIAAASELPSTYGMRGLTCSTFFGLIAVTGLRISEALALDTSDLDVATGVLSVRHGKLGKERLLPLDPTVVDRLITYTTERNRLLGRASTPLFVRCNGDRLSEWSARASFARVSRAIGLREYSRFKRHGKGPRIHDLRHTFAVRTMIDWYRMGKDPAREMIRLTTWLGHASPDHTFWYIEAVPELLELAMARATRIGWEAQR, from the coding sequence ATGAGCCTCGCCAGCCAGCTTGACCGCTATCTCGCCGTTCGCCGTAGCCTCGGCTATGATCTCAGGACTTCCGAACGGGTGCTACGCCGCTTTATCCGCTTTGCCGACGATGCGGGTGCGCAGCATATCGACGCTGACCTGTTCCTGCGCTGGGACGCAAGTCAGCCTGCTGCCGGGTCGTCCACCCGGTCCGCTCGGCTCGGTATGGTACGGTTGTTCGCTCTTTGGTTGAGCAGTGTCGACTTGGCGCATGAAGCGCCGCCGCGCGGGTTGTTGCCGGATCGCACAATCCGCAAACGGCCATACATCTACAGCAAAGTCGAAATCGGTGACATTATCGCAGCCGCCAGCGAACTGCCTTCCACCTACGGAATGCGGGGGCTGACGTGTTCGACATTCTTCGGCCTCATCGCGGTAACGGGGCTCAGGATCAGCGAAGCGCTGGCGCTCGACACGAGCGACCTCGATGTTGCAACCGGTGTGCTGAGTGTCAGGCACGGAAAGCTGGGAAAGGAGCGCCTGCTGCCACTCGACCCGACTGTCGTAGACCGGTTGATCACCTACACCACAGAACGTAATCGGCTGCTTGGTCGAGCATCCACCCCCCTCTTTGTCAGATGTAATGGGGACCGGCTCAGCGAATGGTCGGCACGAGCCAGCTTCGCACGAGTAAGTCGAGCGATCGGGTTGCGGGAATACTCACGGTTCAAGCGGCACGGCAAAGGACCACGCATACACGACCTTCGCCACACCTTCGCAGTTCGCACCATGATCGACTGGTATCGTATGGGCAAGGATCCGGCGCGGGAGATGATCAGGCTGACGACCTGGCTTGGCCATGCCAGCCCCGACCATACGTTCTGGTACATTGAGGCGGTGCCCGAACTGCTCGAGCTGGCGATGGCACGCGCCACGCGCATTGGTTGGGAGGCGCAGCGATGA
- a CDS encoding integrase, producing the protein MTMPAHVQAPAFDDRAVLASAPLKAGHAREDLSRVGDASWDLGPAVFRENARRCHVTVHFDVLEHADVQAAMRAYLYARLNADLPGYRTKLPPACIRQAFNRARRFFAFARERLGRLDVSRIDQPLVDAYARHLRDDPARRPVIVGHLLEVVSDLYYYRDHLADGGLVFEPWAGQAPARVAGYRHVRENRTPRFPEEVIAALLAWSLRYVTVFADDILAARRELDRLEARRDRLVTADAGLSDPDRRQRRRTRLKAYFDRRRREGRGAPIWATAHNGKLRVDPNTGSVTPPINAHLLHLHVGIDVQAEPHAHLMLTGGEARLIDAVAAELGVEVGGMDTPISIDPDSGRPWRERFDAKTLAHEERMLQAAAYIVCAYLTGMRDCEVQAMRRGCVSIARSEDGLIERHRIRSTIYKRRAAVDEVASWVTIEPVADAITVLERLSAGPARASGSDTLWPVLRASAVSKTHLSSEVVRQLNAFRDHLNTAFGNPDMPVIPRGPDGKPWRITTRQFRRTIAWHIANRPFGTIAGMIQYKHASVAAFEGYAGTSASGFRAEVEAQRRLGQIDDLLDYFDRRQGGASLGGPAGPRIARTLDDAAVRQGPLPAMIADRARLRVMLASVARTFHVGPLADCFFDPATALCLKRVTTPDPAQPLTALCEPTRCPNACITARHRPAWERAAADARAHLRERRISDLQRQALQRELDRLTAVIAGIDPPTP; encoded by the coding sequence ATGACCATGCCAGCCCATGTCCAGGCGCCCGCCTTCGACGATCGCGCCGTGCTGGCGAGCGCGCCGCTCAAGGCCGGTCACGCCCGCGAAGATCTGTCGCGCGTCGGCGACGCGAGCTGGGATCTCGGTCCCGCCGTATTCCGCGAGAACGCCCGGCGCTGCCACGTCACCGTGCATTTCGACGTGCTCGAACATGCCGATGTCCAGGCGGCGATGCGCGCCTATCTCTACGCCCGCCTCAACGCCGATCTCCCCGGCTATCGGACGAAGTTACCGCCCGCCTGCATCCGCCAGGCATTCAACCGTGCCCGCCGGTTCTTCGCCTTCGCCCGTGAGCGGCTCGGACGGCTCGACGTTTCCCGTATCGATCAGCCATTGGTCGATGCCTATGCCCGTCATCTCCGTGACGATCCTGCCCGACGACCCGTCATCGTCGGTCACCTCCTCGAAGTGGTCTCCGATCTCTATTACTATCGTGACCACCTCGCTGACGGAGGCCTTGTATTCGAGCCCTGGGCCGGACAGGCGCCCGCCCGCGTTGCGGGCTACCGCCATGTCCGGGAGAACCGCACCCCACGGTTCCCGGAAGAGGTCATCGCCGCGCTGCTCGCCTGGTCGTTGCGCTACGTCACCGTCTTCGCTGACGATATTCTCGCCGCCCGCCGCGAGCTTGATCGGCTCGAAGCGCGCCGGGATCGCCTTGTCACCGCCGACGCCGGCCTCTCGGACCCTGATCGCCGGCAACGTCGCCGCACCCGCCTGAAGGCCTATTTCGATCGCCGACGCCGCGAGGGGCGCGGCGCACCGATCTGGGCCACCGCTCATAACGGCAAGCTGCGCGTCGACCCCAACACCGGCAGCGTGACCCCACCGATCAACGCCCATCTCTTACATCTCCATGTCGGGATCGACGTGCAGGCGGAACCGCACGCACATCTCATGCTGACCGGCGGCGAAGCGAGGCTGATCGATGCAGTGGCGGCCGAGCTGGGGGTGGAGGTCGGCGGCATGGACACGCCGATCTCGATCGATCCCGATAGCGGTCGGCCATGGCGCGAGCGCTTCGACGCGAAGACTCTCGCACACGAGGAACGGATGCTCCAGGCCGCCGCTTATATCGTGTGCGCCTATCTGACCGGCATGCGCGACTGCGAGGTGCAGGCGATGCGGCGCGGGTGTGTCTCTATCGCGCGCAGCGAGGACGGCCTGATCGAACGGCATCGCATCCGATCGACCATCTACAAGCGCCGGGCGGCGGTGGACGAAGTGGCGAGCTGGGTGACGATCGAGCCGGTCGCCGATGCGATCACGGTGCTCGAACGCCTGTCGGCAGGACCGGCGCGCGCCAGCGGCAGCGATACGCTCTGGCCGGTACTGCGCGCGAGCGCCGTCTCCAAGACGCATCTGTCGAGCGAGGTGGTCCGCCAGCTCAACGCCTTCCGCGACCACCTCAACACCGCCTTCGGCAACCCCGATATGCCGGTCATCCCGCGCGGTCCCGACGGCAAGCCGTGGCGCATCACGACACGGCAGTTCCGGCGCACGATCGCGTGGCACATCGCCAACCGCCCGTTCGGCACCATCGCCGGCATGATCCAGTACAAGCACGCCTCGGTCGCCGCTTTCGAGGGCTATGCCGGGACCAGCGCATCGGGGTTTCGCGCCGAGGTCGAAGCGCAGCGCCGGCTCGGTCAGATTGACGATCTGCTGGACTATTTCGACCGCCGTCAGGGCGGCGCATCGCTCGGCGGCCCAGCGGGACCGCGCATCGCGCGGACGCTCGACGATGCCGCCGTCAGACAAGGGCCTTTGCCCGCCATGATCGCCGATCGCGCCCGCCTGCGCGTCATGCTCGCCAGCGTCGCGCGCACCTTCCATGTCGGCCCGCTCGCGGATTGCTTCTTTGATCCCGCGACCGCGCTCTGCCTCAAGCGCGTGACGACCCCTGATCCCGCGCAGCCGCTCACCGCCCTGTGCGAGCCGACCCGCTGTCCCAACGCCTGCATCACCGCCCGCCACAGGCCGGCCTGGGAACGCGCGGCGGCCGATGCCAGGGCGCATCTACGCGAACGGCGCATCTCCGATCTTCAGCGTCAGGCTCTCCAGCGCGAGCTTGATCGCCTGACCGCGGTGATTGCCGGGATCGATCCTCCCACGCCGTAG
- a CDS encoding tyrosine-type recombinase/integrase, with translation MTSMTLPALIQRFFTDRLCVQMEASHHTIASYRDTFRLLLRYAGSRLGKRPVAITVEDIDVDLVADFLVHTETARGNCARSRNTRLAAIRSFFRYVAMADPTWMLNCQRILAMPNKRYVKRAVTFLTADEIAALLAVPDRSTWAGKRDHALLLLALQTGLRASELISLRYRDVVLGTGAHVRCVGKGRKERSTPIRRETAKILKVWIGEHGNSDRPLFPSIRGERLSRDALEHLVRKHCLAAARTCPSIGAKRVTPHTLRHSTAMDLLHHGVDQAVIALWLGHESVETTQVYIHADMRLKEKALARVAAPDVPTGRFKPDDQLLAFLEGL, from the coding sequence ATGACCTCCATGACTTTGCCAGCGCTGATCCAACGCTTCTTCACCGACAGACTGTGCGTCCAGATGGAAGCAAGCCATCATACCATCGCGAGCTATCGCGACACGTTCCGCCTGTTGCTGCGCTATGCCGGTTCGCGCCTTGGCAAACGACCAGTCGCTATCACGGTCGAAGATATCGACGTCGATCTGGTTGCCGACTTTCTGGTCCACACCGAAACAGCACGGGGCAACTGTGCACGTAGCCGTAACACCAGGCTCGCGGCGATCCGTTCGTTCTTCCGCTATGTGGCGATGGCCGATCCAACATGGATGCTGAACTGCCAGCGCATCCTTGCCATGCCTAACAAACGCTATGTTAAGCGCGCGGTCACGTTCCTGACCGCAGACGAAATCGCGGCACTGCTGGCCGTGCCGGATCGCTCGACATGGGCCGGAAAGCGCGATCACGCCTTGTTGCTGCTCGCGCTGCAAACGGGCCTCAGGGCATCAGAGCTGATCAGCTTGCGATACCGGGATGTTGTGCTCGGCACCGGCGCCCACGTCCGATGCGTAGGAAAGGGACGAAAAGAACGGTCCACACCGATCAGGCGGGAAACCGCCAAGATCCTGAAGGTATGGATTGGGGAGCATGGCAACAGCGATCGACCACTGTTCCCGTCGATCCGTGGCGAACGGCTAAGCCGCGATGCGCTCGAACATTTGGTACGCAAGCATTGCCTGGCGGCAGCGCGCACCTGTCCGAGCATCGGCGCAAAGCGGGTCACGCCGCATACCTTGCGCCACAGCACCGCGATGGACTTGCTCCACCATGGTGTCGATCAGGCCGTGATCGCACTGTGGCTGGGTCATGAATCGGTCGAGACCACGCAGGTCTACATCCACGCCGACATGCGCTTAAAGGAAAAGGCACTGGCGCGCGTCGCTGCTCCGGACGTGCCGACAGGTCGGTTCAAACCCGACGATCAGCTCCTCGCGTTCCTCGAAGGGCTCTGA
- a CDS encoding acyl-homoserine-lactone synthase, whose amino-acid sequence MIRIIENHLEPTNRRLLETMFADRKRLFVDLFGWDVPVVEGRFEIDQFDTAHTVYLIAADADGAHEASLRLMPSTRPHMLGELFPHLCPGGVPTGPTTWESTRLCLPQRHGAQRRRELRNGLISTMVDFALARGIERLTGVLPDAFRKEVLAMGWAAEPLGPAVRVESGLVGAFAAHVRDDTPDRLRWSGTYVGDNRVAAA is encoded by the coding sequence ATGATCCGCATCATCGAAAATCACCTTGAGCCGACCAACCGGCGTCTCCTCGAAACCATGTTCGCCGACCGGAAACGGCTCTTCGTCGATCTGTTCGGATGGGATGTGCCCGTCGTCGAGGGCCGATTCGAGATCGACCAGTTCGATACGGCGCACACGGTCTATCTGATTGCCGCCGATGCCGATGGCGCGCATGAGGCATCGCTCCGGCTGATGCCGTCGACGCGACCGCATATGCTTGGCGAGCTGTTCCCGCACCTTTGCCCGGGCGGCGTACCCACCGGCCCGACGACCTGGGAATCCACCCGGCTATGTCTGCCCCAGCGTCACGGTGCGCAGCGTCGCCGCGAGCTGCGCAACGGACTGATTTCCACCATGGTTGATTTCGCTTTGGCGCGCGGCATCGAAAGGCTCACCGGCGTCCTGCCCGATGCCTTCCGCAAGGAGGTGCTCGCCATGGGCTGGGCCGCCGAGCCGCTCGGGCCAGCGGTCCGGGTCGAAAGCGGTCTCGTCGGCGCTTTTGCGGCCCATGTCCGTGACGACACACCCGATCGCCTGCGCTGGTCGGGCACCTATGTCGGCGACAACCGGGTAGCGGCGGCGTGA
- a CDS encoding tyrosine-type recombinase/integrase — MTIITKTCIEPYIDSFMRCFAEANYKHATIKEYRNLIRRFGLAMDEAGIAPSALTPDLAEKLGRAAEPQRTGTIRLYSLGRKFAAHLIEICVAKPVAPTPAEVARAELLADFETYLTKQRGLSPRSIHHTLRFANRFMDHRFGADMFDLTSLRPVDAVGFVQHLLSRGRPYRDKSAVTHLRTFFQYLFARGVTATNLALSVPKAAMARDKRLPRHLSPEGVEAVLDWVRRNPRHGVRDYAMLLIMARLGLRAPEITRIELDDIDWRSGELTVRGKGKVHDRVPITAEVGEALSRYLREERGPTDCRTLFVTQRAPHRPFKDSQIVNAIIKDALDATGQKPATPYVGSHVLRHSLATQLINRGASLDEVGDMLRHRSRGSTMIYARLEIEGLRSIAQPWPVAGGAQ, encoded by the coding sequence ATGACGATAATCACCAAAACCTGCATTGAGCCGTACATCGACAGCTTCATGCGCTGCTTTGCCGAGGCGAACTACAAACACGCCACGATCAAAGAATACCGAAATCTGATCCGCAGATTTGGACTGGCAATGGATGAGGCTGGCATTGCACCATCGGCATTGACGCCCGATCTTGCGGAAAAGCTGGGTCGGGCAGCAGAGCCGCAGAGAACAGGAACGATCCGCCTTTACAGCCTGGGGCGCAAATTCGCTGCGCACCTGATCGAGATATGCGTTGCCAAGCCGGTTGCACCGACTCCCGCTGAGGTCGCCCGCGCCGAACTGCTGGCCGACTTCGAAACCTATCTCACCAAACAGCGCGGCCTCAGTCCGCGCAGCATCCACCATACGCTCCGCTTTGCCAACCGCTTCATGGACCACCGCTTTGGTGCGGACATGTTCGACCTGACCAGTTTACGACCCGTTGACGCCGTCGGGTTCGTTCAACACTTGCTGTCGCGGGGGCGGCCATACCGAGACAAGAGTGCAGTGACGCATCTGCGCACGTTCTTCCAGTACCTGTTCGCACGAGGCGTCACCGCGACCAACCTTGCCCTAAGCGTGCCCAAAGCAGCGATGGCTCGCGACAAGCGCCTTCCCCGACATCTGTCGCCCGAAGGCGTCGAAGCCGTGCTTGACTGGGTTCGCCGAAATCCCCGGCACGGCGTTCGCGATTATGCGATGCTCCTGATCATGGCACGGCTTGGGCTTCGCGCGCCGGAAATCACCAGGATCGAACTCGACGATATCGACTGGCGTTCAGGCGAACTGACTGTGCGCGGCAAAGGCAAAGTGCATGACCGTGTGCCCATCACCGCCGAGGTCGGTGAAGCCCTAAGCCGGTATCTGAGGGAGGAGCGCGGACCGACTGACTGCCGGACCCTGTTCGTCACCCAGCGCGCTCCGCATCGACCATTCAAGGATAGCCAGATCGTCAACGCTATCATCAAGGATGCGCTCGATGCGACCGGTCAGAAGCCCGCTACGCCCTATGTGGGATCGCATGTTCTACGCCACAGCCTTGCCACGCAACTCATAAATCGTGGCGCTTCACTCGACGAGGTCGGCGACATGCTGCGCCACCGGTCGCGCGGTTCCACCATGATCTACGCCCGGCTTGAGATCGAAGGCTTGCGATCCATTGCCCAGCCCTGGCCCGTCGCGGGAGGTGCACAATGA
- a CDS encoding transcriptional regulator domain-containing protein, whose protein sequence is MAMVNWEDPGAYAAIEPHGRSGLAWEVLRRDPAYRAAYSEIAPGKSAADGAFVARWGLHFR, encoded by the coding sequence ATGGCGATGGTAAACTGGGAAGACCCCGGCGCCTATGCGGCGATCGAACCGCATGGGCGCAGCGGCCTCGCTTGGGAGGTGCTGCGGCGCGATCCCGCCTACCGAGCAGCCTATTCCGAGATCGCTCCGGGCAAGTCAGCGGCCGATGGCGCGTTCGTCGCGCGGTGGGGGTTGCACTTTCGCTGA
- a CDS encoding DNA -binding domain-containing protein translates to MLALRQLDRLLRGIPLPPRRDVRLRRLALALRASDALAAGASLRVIGTQILGYRDWPGDGECAKSSTRRIVDLAGALLESGPLGIFYRRV, encoded by the coding sequence ATGTTAGCGCTCCGCCAACTGGACCGGCTGCTTCGCGGGATCCCGCTGCCTCCGCGGCGAGATGTGAGACTGAGGCGCCTAGCCTTGGCGCTCCGGGCTAGTGATGCACTCGCCGCTGGCGCAAGTTTGCGCGTAATTGGGACACAAATACTGGGATATCGGGATTGGCCGGGCGACGGTGAGTGCGCAAAATCATCGACGCGACGCATCGTCGATCTTGCCGGGGCGCTCTTGGAATCGGGGCCTCTGGGAATTTTTTATCGTCGGGTCTAG